Part of the Woronichinia naegeliana WA131 genome, TGAGAGTTGAGAGTTGAGAGTTGAGAGTTGAGAGTTGAGAGTTGAGAGTTGAGAGTTGAGAGTTGAGAGTTGAGAGTTGAGAGTTGAGAGTTGAGAGTTGAGAGTTGAGAGTTGAGAGTTGAGAGTTGAGAGTTGAGAGTTGAGAGTTGAGAGTTGAGAGTTGAGAGTTGAGAGTTGAGAGTTGAGAGTTGAGAGTTGAGAGTTGAGAGTTGAGAGTTGAGAGTTGAGAGTTGAGAGTTGAGAGTTGAGAGTTGAGAGTTGAGAGTTGAGAGTTGAGAGTTGAGAGTTGAGAGTTGAGAGTTGAGAGTTGAGAGTTGAGAGTTGAGAGTTGAGAGTTGAGAGTTGAGAGTTGAGAGTTGAGAGTTGAGAGTTGAGAGTTGAGAGTTGAGAGTTGAGAGTTGAGAGTTGAGAGTTGAGAGTTGAGAGTTGAGAGTTGAGAGTTGAGAGTTGAGAGTTGAGAGTTGAGAGTTGAGAGTTGAGAGTTGAGAGTTGAGAGTTGAGAGTTGAGAGTTGAGAGTTGAGAGTTGAGAGTTGAGAGTTGAGAGTTGAGAGTTGAGAGTTGAGAGTTGAGAGTTGAGAGTTGAGAGTTGAGAGTTGAGAGTTGAGAGTTGAGAGTTGAGAGTTGAGAGTTGAGAGTTGAGAGTTGAGAGTTGAGAGTTGAGAGTTGAGAGTTGAGAGTTGAGAGTTGAGAGTTGAGAGTTGAGAGTTGAGAGTTGAGAGTTGAGAGTTGAGAGTTGAGAGTTGAGAGTTGAGAGTTGAGAGTTGAGAGTTGAGAGTTGAGAGTTGAGAGTTGAGAGTTGAGAGTTGAGAGTTGAGAGTTGAGAGTTGAGAGTTGAGAGTTGAGAGTTGAGAGTTGAGAGTTGAGAGTTGAGAGTTGAGAGTTGAGAGTTGAGAGTTGAGAGTTGAGAGTTGAGAGTTGAGAGTTGAGAGTTGAGAGTTGAGAGTTGAGAGTTGAGAGTTGAGAGTTGAGAGTTGAGAGTTGAGAGTTGAGAGTTGAGAGTTGAGAGTTGAGAGTTGAGAGTTGAGAGTTGAGAGTTGAGAGTTGAGAGTTGAGAGTTGAGAGTTGAGAGTTGAGAGTTGAGAGTTGAGAGTTGAGAGTTGAGAGTTGAGAGTTGAGAGTTGAGAGTTGAGAGTTGAGAGTTGAGAGTTGAGAGTTGAGAGTTGAGAGTTGAGAGTTGAGAGTTGAGAGTTGAGAGTTGAGAGTTGAGAGTTGAGAGTTGAGAGTTGAGAGTTGAGAGTTGAGAGTTGAGAGTTGAGAGTTGAGAGTTGAGAGTTGAGAGTTGAGAGTTTCCTTGTCAGGAATACGACGGCAGGGCAAACGCATCTTATCCAAGTAAAACCTTAAGGAGATAGTCCTCGTCCCAACCAGCGCGTAGCCGTTTATTCTTGATACCAAGTTTCAGAGTATTTTCCTTTGTGAGCAAGTTAAGAGCGATATGGCGTAAGACGGCTAAATTCTCAGGAGCAAAATCCTTACGAATGCGACAAGCATCCTCGTTGAAGGCCAAGTCTAGAACCCAATGTAAAGAGTTTTCTATCAACCAATGACTACGAACAGATTGGGATAATTTTTGAGCATTACTCGGCAGGCTACTGATATAGTAGCGGGTCTCATACTCGGAACTGGTATCGTCTGATCAAAGTTGGAAAAATTTATGGTGTAAGGCTTTGAGAAAATAGAAAAATAGTTTAAGACTAGACATCGGCCCGTTTTTATTATACTATTATTATTGTCATTATATCAAAGAAGAAGGAAACAGAAAACAATGTCAATAATATTAAAGAAAAGCTCTATGGAAATCCTGAATGATATTGGCTTGTGCCACAGCAATTCCAAATTCAGAATGTAGCTAAAAATACAAAATCCCTGAAGTGCTTACGGTCAAGGGGTTTAATGCCAATATTTAGAATCAATGTAATGCTCTATTTAGTGATTGATCAAGTTTGTTTGCAGGTTACTGACTCTCTAAGAGACCGAGATTCGAGGAGGGAATGCAAAAAAACTCAGAGATTAGGTCAATATCTCTTGTATCCATAAAAACAAGATCGTGTCTGTATCCTATGTTACCGTTTGAATTTGGAATTGCTGCTTGTGCCAAGAGAAAGAGGATGCCTTATTCAAGAAAAACTGTCCTCATTGCTATAGTGAAAAAGTAAAAATACATTCTCATTATCAAACGAAAGGTAACGGGGAACGTAAAATGTTCATTTGTCAAGAATGTAGTTCTTGTTTTGCTGAGACTTATGGTAGCGTAATCGCTGGCTTAGAAACCCCATTAAGTGAAATTGTAAAAGTATTAAAAGCCAGAATGGAAGGAATAGGATTAAATGCAGCAGCCCGAGTATTCGGCTACGCGAAAACAACAATATTGAATTGGGAAAAGAAATTATCAGGATTACAAGAGACATTATTTTTATACGCCTTAGTGAATGAATTTGTTAAATTAGTAATAGAAGGGGATGAACTATACACAAAAGTTAGAAAAAATGAAGAAGCAAGTGCCTCTGAGGGGTGGACAATCGTTCTCATAGAAAGGGCTAGCCGCTTTATTTGGCATTTAAAATGTGGTCGAAAAGAGCAGAAATTATTTCTAGAGGCAATGATGACGGTAGCGGAATTATTTGAAAGGAGTGCAGAATCTCTCCAGTTATTTACAGATGGAGAAAAGCGATATAGTCAACTGCTATTTAATATTTGTCACGAAGTATTAAGGACTGGAAAGCGAGGTCGTCCCACCAAAGTATTACCGAAGGGTCTTGTAGTAAGACTAAAAAATAAAAGTAGTAAACGTCGAGATTCTGAGGGTAAACTAAAGAAAGTAGAAACTCCGAAACCAGAACATCCTGAGACAACAGAAAAACCAGAAGAAAAGGACGTCCATGCCAACCACGTTGAGGCATTTAATAGTGCTATCCGACGCTATTTAGCCGCCTTTCGTCGTCGTACAAATACTTACGCTAAATCTGTTGTGGGATTACAGCCCACATTCCGTACATAAAAAAAGAACAAAGAAAATAAGAAAAGTCATTATGACAAAAGATAATACTGACAAGTAGTAGCCCCAAAAAAGCGCAAAATCCTCTCTCGCTCAAGCGTTAGATTGATTATTTGGGGACAATTATCCAGTACAACCCAATGAACTCCTCTCAACATCTGAAAAATCCAACGCAGTGTCGGACGCTGAGTCGGCTTTCCCAACTGATTAGGCACAGTCTCCTCCTGCTCTGCCAGAGCCAGTCTCAGTTTACGTTGTCCCAAGCTGTACACCAGTAAACACAACACCATGATGAAACTCAATGCCATAATCCGCTCAGGGGTTTTGAGAAAAACACTGGACGCCAAAAACAGAGGGTCTTTAAGGAAGCGAAAACCTCGCTCTACCCCTTGCTGTTGCTTGTAGTGGACAAGCAGTTGCTCATCGCTCAAAGAGTCTCCATCTAGCTGATTCGTCGCCAAGACAAAACGTCCTGCTGCCCGCTCTGAAGCTTGAACTTTCGCACTATTGAGGCTGAAAGTGGCTTGGGCATGATAGCTACGACGAATGGGCTGTTCATGGGGACGGGGTTTACCTCGATGACCGTAATGACATTTTTCGACGACAGTTAGGTCTTGAAGAAGATGCCATTCTAAACTCTTCTCCCATCGGCTCAGGGCGGTTAAAGCATCCTCCCGACAAGCAAATTCCTGACGCTGTAATTGTTCTAATTGTCTTTGAGCTTGAGCCGTTGCTTTCTCTGTCTTCTTCGTCAGTTGTTTGAGGTCTAAAGCTTTTTTTTGCTCGCTATCTACCACTATCCAACGTTGTTTGACTCCCCCATATTCACTTTCTAAGGAGGTAAGACGATAGCCCTCTAAATCAGTTGTGATGAATTGCTCCGAGGCTAATTGACTGACCGCATCCTGCACTTCTCTAATCGTTTTCGGCACAGAACATAACCAGTATATGCCGGTTAACTTTTGCAAGTTATCGGCACTGTATAAGGCTGAATCTGCTATATACAAACCATCGAATTGCCACTGCTCATTGAACTTTTTCAAGAGTTTAGCAAACTCTTTTTTATCACTTTGATTGCCATCTCCTAATTCGAGAAAAGCGGGAATGTCGCCATCCCCCCAACAGACTAGATTCAAGACAAATTGTTTCAAGTCTGGTCGCTTATCCTTTGAATAGCCATGAGTGATATGGATTATTTGGCTTTCTTTGTCTTCTCTCTCCACCGATAATTTATATTCCCCTTGTACCGATAATGAACTGGAGTCTAAATGGGAACTTTTCATCACTATTTTGAAGATTTCTACGGCTTTTAGACAAATTCCGAGAAACAAACGGCTGATGCCGGCCATAAAGATTAAATCTAAGACTCTCCCTAAACGGTCATCATTCAGGTCGCTGGCTTTTATTCCTTTTCCTAAAAGATGTTCTACTGGTTTATCTTCAAAAAAACGACTGAACAAATATAAAGGAGAGTTGATAAAGCCTAAGCCATTGAGAATCATCGCTTTCACTACCAGACCCGCACTGATTTTAGCACGGTCATTTTCTCCTAGTTGTTCATTGATATAATCCACGGGTGCGACCTTTAGTTGATGAAGGAAAAGAAAAGTGTTAACATGAGATGAAAAGTGACAAAGAGGAAACAATGATGACAGCAAAACTAATTAATGTAGAGGGTTCAAAGATAAAAATAGAACTAACATTAGAACTCAGTCGTTCAATGTTGGATACAGAAATAAATATTCAAAAAGGCTTAAACGAAGTAGGTTGCATCGCCAGCAAAGAAGCCTTGAAATATTTAGATACAGATGGTTCACCCTTAAAAATCGGTGAAGAAATCTGGAAGAGTAAGGGAGAGCAACCGAAAGAATATCAAACACCTTATGGTGAGGTTATAGTGAATCGTCATGTATATCAGCGTTCACCTTTGAGGAAAAACGTATTGCCCCTTAGAAAGAGAAGCAAGGATAATCATAACATCAACGCCATTATTGGCAAAACAGGTATCCTCAAAAATGTCAGGGATGGCAGGCAAAGAGGTGAAAAATGATTTATTAGAAAATCATGGTAGAAAAGTAGCGCTATCCTATATCCAAAGATTGAGTGAAGCAGTAGGAAGTGTGGTACAGGCAAAAGAAGAAGCGTGGAGTTATGCCCCGCCCAAGGAGGATAGCCAAATTGCAACAGTGGGAATAGGATTAGATGGAACCTGTATGCTGATGTGTGAGGATGGCTACCGTGAAGCAATGGTGGGAACCGTTTCCCTATACGATAGTGAAGGCGAACGTCAACCTACAATCTATCTAGGTGCGGCACCAGAGTATGGAAAAAAGAGTTTTCTAGAAAGATTAGAAAGAGAAATTGAGCGAGCGAAAAACCGTTATCCAGAGGCAACATTGGTCGGGATAGCAGACGGGGCAGAATCAAATTGGAAGTTTTTAGAAAAGCAAACGGAAGAACAGATATTAGATTTCTATCATGCCTCTGGTTACTTAGGTGCCTTGGCAGAAGCGTTGCATCCGAATACCGTGTCAAAACAAAAAGAATGGTTGACTGAAAATTGTCGAGAACTCAAGCATGAAAAAGGAAAAGCAGGAGAACTGCTAAATCTGATGAAAGAAGTCAAAGAAGAAAAAAGTCATTCTAAGAATCTTACCGAGAAACTACAAGCGGCGATTACTTATTACGAGAATCATCAGCATCAAATGGATTATGCTGAATACTTAGAGAAAAAGTATCCGATTGGTTCAGGTGTTACGGAAGCAGCTTGTAAGACGTTGGTCAAACAACGATTATGTTGTTCAGGGATGCGATGGAAGGAAAAAGGAGCAGGAATTATTTTGAGCCTACGAGCTTTGGTATTGACCAAGGAACGATGGAGTCAATTTTGGGCAAAACTTGATCAATATGGGTTCCCTGTAGAACCCTGATTACAACAGCTTTTATCAACTAAAGGTCGCACCCTAATCCACTAGACCTAGTTCATCAACTATCGCCGCGATTATTCCTAAATGGTCGAGATTTTTAACGTTTAATTGGGTCATTTTCTCTTGGGTTTATTAGCTTTTTTATTTTAACTATTCTGTAGCCATTTTTGAATCTATTTTTATTTTTTCAAGACTAGTACGGAATACGGGCTCTAACACAGAAGTCGAAGAAATTAGCATAGATGGTGGGAAGGTACGACTCAGAACTCCCAAGGGAGAACCCTTAATTTGGCGTGATTATAAAGGAGTCAGTTTTCATCAATTGGGGGTAGCTGCCTTTTTTCAAGATAACTCGGCTTTATTAGATTTGGTTAATTCTCAAATTTTGGCTAAGCCTTTAATTTGTTTGGGAGATGGACATGATGGTATCTGGAACTTATTTCGTGAGATAGGACAGAAACATGAGCGAATTGAAATTTTGGACTGGTATCACTTAATTGAAAACCTCTATAAAGTTGGGGGGTCATTCCAGCGAATTGAGGAGGTCAAGTCTTTTCTTTGGACGGGTGAAGTGGATGCCGCTATCTCCTGTTTTGAGGGATGGTCAGAGCCTCAAGCTGAGAATTTTATCATTTATTTAAACAAGCATAAACATCGGATTGTCAATTATGGTTATTTGCAGGCAGAGGGCATTTCCATTGGCTCTGGCTCTGTCGAATCTCAAGTTAAACAAATTGGTCATCGTCTTAAAATTACTGGTGCGAGTTGGAATTCTGACAATGTACCACAAGTCCTTCGTCATCGCTGTTCCTATTTAAATGATTACCTTTTTTGACTCTTTCATTTACCTCGTTAAGTATTTCTACTTATTGCAGAGGTGAGATGCTCCCTGAATAAATACAAGGGAGAATTAATAAATCCTAAGCCATTGAGAATCATGGCTTTAACCACCAGACCCGCACTGATTTTCGCACGGTCATTTTCTTGTAACTGTTCATTGATATAATCCACTAGACCTAGTTCATCAACTACGGCCGCGATTATTCCTAAATGGTCGAGATTTTTAACGTTTAATTG contains:
- a CDS encoding DUF4277 domain-containing protein, whose protein sequence is MTQLNVKNLDHLGIIAAVVDELGLVDYINEQLQENDRAKISAGLVVKAMILNGLGFINSPLYLFREHLTSAISRNT
- a CDS encoding IS1634 family transposase — encoded protein: MDYINEQLGENDRAKISAGLVVKAMILNGLGFINSPLYLFSRFFEDKPVEHLLGKGIKASDLNDDRLGRVLDLIFMAGISRLFLGICLKAVEIFKIVMKSSHLDSSSLSVQGEYKLSVEREDKESQIIHITHGYSKDKRPDLKQFVLNLVCWGDGDIPAFLELGDGNQSDKKEFAKLLKKFNEQWQFDGLYIADSALYSADNLQKLTGIYWLCSVPKTIREVQDAVSQLASEQFITTDLEGYRLTSLESEYGGVKQRWIVVDSEQKKALDLKQLTKKTEKATAQAQRQLEQLQRQEFACREDALTALSRWEKSLEWHLLQDLTVVEKCHYGHRGKPRPHEQPIRRSYHAQATFSLNSAKVQASERAAGRFVLATNQLDGDSLSDEQLLVHYKQQQGVERGFRFLKDPLFLASSVFLKTPERIMALSFIMVLCLLVYSLGQRKLRLALAEQEETVPNQLGKPTQRPTLRWIFQMLRGVHWVVLDNCPQIINLTLERERILRFFGATTCQYYLLS
- a CDS encoding IS1 family transposase, giving the protein MCQEKEDALFKKNCPHCYSEKVKIHSHYQTKGNGERKMFICQECSSCFAETYGSVIAGLETPLSEIVKVLKARMEGIGLNAAARVFGYAKTTILNWEKKLSGLQETLFLYALVNEFVKLVIEGDELYTKVRKNEEASASEGWTIVLIERASRFIWHLKCGRKEQKLFLEAMMTVAELFERSAESLQLFTDGEKRYSQLLFNICHEVLRTGKRGRPTKVLPKGLVVRLKNKSSKRRDSEGKLKKVETPKPEHPETTEKPEEKDVHANHVEAFNSAIRRYLAAFRRRTNTYAKSVVGLQPTFRT